A stretch of DNA from Serinibacter arcticus:
GCAGCGTCGCACCACCGGCGCCCAGGACCACGTACATGAGCGTGTTCGCGAGCCAGCGCAGGAAGATCCCGTCGTTGTAGGCCAGCGTGTTGGCGATGTTGTCCAGCAGGGCGAAGGAGTCCCCGAAGGAGAACCCGAACGTGGACAGCAGATCCGGCTGCGTCTTCGTCGCACTGATCAGCAGCCACGCCAGCGGCAGCAGCGCGTACAGCAGCACGATCGCGGTCAACACCGTCAGCAGGACGTTCCGGCGGGGCTTGTCGTTGCTGTGAGCCTTGCGGGACCGCAGCCGCGGACCCGCGGAGCGGGACTTGGTGGTGGAGACGCCCACGGTCGTGGTGGGGGTGGTGGTGGTCATCAGGCGTCCTTCCGCATGCCGCGCAGCTGGACGACGTAGGCGATGACCATGGTGAAGATCCCCATGATGATCGCTACCGCAGCGGCGTAGTTGTACTGCTGACCGGCGAAGGACAGGTTGTAGGCGTACAGGTTCGGGGTGAAGTAGGTGGTGATCGCGTTCGGCGCCAGCTTCTGCAGGATCGAGGGTTCGTTGAAGAGCTGGAAGGACCCGATGATCGAGAAGATCAGCGCGACCGCGATCGAGCCCTGGATCGCGGGCATCTTGATGTGACGGATCACGTGATGCTGCCGCGCCCCGTCCAGCTCGGCCGCCTCGTACAGCGAGACCGGGATCGTGCGGAGGCTGGAGTAGAAGATCAGCATGTTGTAGCCCACGAACGACCACGTCACGATGTTCCCGATCGCCAGCAGCACCCACTCCGGCCCCAACGGGTTGGGGATGCTCCACCCGAAGAAGTCGTTGATGTAACCCACCAGCCCGAACCTCGGCCCGTACATGAACCCCCACATCAGAGCCGCGACCACCGCCGGCACCGCGTACGGCATGAACACACTGATGCGGAAGAAGTCCTTCCCGTACAGGCGGCCCGAGTCCACCGCCAGGGCCACGAGCATCGCGATCCCCAACATGATCGGAACCTGCACCACCAGGAACAGGCTCACCCGGCCCACACCGTTCCAGAACTGCGCATCACCGAACGCCCGGACGTAGTTGTCCAACCCCACGAACACCGTCCCCCCACCAGCTGGGAACGGAACAGGGAGATGTACAGGGAGTAGGCCAACGGTGCGATGAACACCAACGTGAACACCGCCATGAACGGCCCCACAAAACCCCACCCACCCCACGCCACCCGCGGACGACGTGGACGCGCTGAGCCTCCGACGCGACCGGTGGCCGCATCGAGCGTGGGTGGAGCTGGTGCGATGGTCACGTCGTCGTCCTCTGCCTGTCGAGATGGTCCGGGGCCTGCCGTGGTGCGCCCGCTGAGGGGCGCACCACGGCGAGGTGCGTGCTACTCCGCCAGGTGGGCGAAGCGGTAGAGGAACGCCGCCATGGCGTCCCGGTTGATCGGGACGAGGGGCTGGAACAGGGACGTCCCGTCGTTGCCCTTCCACCCGGTCGCGATCTCCTCGTGAGCGAGCCAGGAGATCTCCGCGTAGTACTGGTTGTCCGTGGCCACGTCGACGAACGGCGAGGTCTCCGGCGCCTCGAAGGCGGGCGAACCGGCCGCGCGGTAGAGGAACGCCGCCATTGCGTCGCGGTTGATCGGGCTGAGCGGACGGAACTCCCGCTCCCCGCTCGCCGTGACCCACCCCGTGGTGATCTCCTGCTCGGCCAGCCAGGCGATCTCGTCGTAGAACAGGTCGTCCGTGGCCACGTCGACGAACGGCGAGGTCTTCGGCGCCTGGAACTCGGGCGAGCCTGCCTCGCGGTAGAGGAACGCCGCCATCGCGTCACGGTTGATCGGGCTGAGCGGACGGAACTCCCGCTCCCCCGAACCCGTGACCCATCCTGTGGAGATCCCCTGCTGCGCGAGCCAGCTGATCTCGAACGAGAACTGCGTGCTCGGGGTGACGTCGACGAAGCTGATCGTCTCGTCACCCTCGATCGTGACCTCGTCCCAGATCGTCGCCGTCCGCTCGAAGACCACGGCGAGCCGGACCGCCGTCCCGGGCTCGAGGTCGCTCGGGAGCGTGATGCTGCCGCGCTGCTCGCCGTCGAACGCCACCGCTCCCAGCGGGACGGTGTCGTCCCCGACGATCACGTAGACCTCACCCTCGACGTCCGCGTTGCGCGGCAGCCCCGTCGGGGTGAACCGGGCGGCGTCGAGCTCGATCGCCGCCCCGGCGTCGACCGTGGTCGGCACGACGAGATCGGCGTCCGCCCGGGCCGGCGTGAGGTCGGTGGCCGACGGTGCACGGCGCACCAGCTGCCAGTCCTGGGTGCCGTCGGTGGTGGCGTTCTGGATCGTCACCGGGGCGTCGGGCGCCGAGCCCGTGAGGTAGCGGCCGCTGTTCGAGGCGACCTGCAGGCGGACGTGGCCCTCCTCGCCGTCGACCAGTCGCCACGAGCCGCCGACTGAGTCGTCGACCCACTGACCGACGCGCTGGCCGACGCTCGGGTTGCCGGTCCAGATGGCCGCGGCGCGACCGCCGGCGGCATTGAGGAGCGTCACCGCGCCGCCCGGCTTGGTCACCGGACGCCAGTACTGCGTGTCGGGAACGGTGGCCGAGCCGGCGGCCTCGAGCTGCACGTCCGGCTCGTCGAAGGAGCCGAGGTTGGCGTCGTTGACCGAGTCGCCCGTGCCGAGCACCTGACCGGTCGCACGGTTCACGAGCTGGTAGTAGGCGCCGTCGGAGTCACCGATGTCGACGTGCGCGAACCGGAGCACGGCCGAGCTGGTCGGGCCGCCCCACGTGCCCTGGAGGATGAGCAGCTGACCGGTGCCCTCGACGTACTGGAGGTTGCGGCTGTAGCCCGAGCCGAGGGTGGTCTGGTATTCGACCCACCGGCCGTCGCTCCGGCCGGACTCGTTCACCCAGATGCTGCCGCTGCCGGACGCGTTGTAGACCAGACGGCCGTCCTCGAGGTGCAGGAGGACCGGGCTGCCGCCCATCGCGAGCGTGCGCGATCCCGGGGCGACCGGGAGCTGGTTGACACCGAGCCCCACGTCGCTCGGCGCCGAGCCGAACTCGCGCGGATCGTCGGCGATCTTGAACCGGGTGTTGGCCCCACCACCGAAGTACTCGAAGGTCATCAGCCACTTGCCGTCGGTCGTCGGGACGACCGTGGTCATGCCGGGACGGCCGCCACCGATCTGCGACGTGCCCGCGACGTCCTCGGTCAGACCGGCGACGTCGATCACCGGCTCGCTCCACGGCGCGGCGGTGCCGTCCCACGTGCGGTGGACGAGCACCTGGCCGTGGGAGTCCGTGGCGGTGTCGTTCGCCGGGTTGATCACCGGCACGCCCGTCGTCGGGTCCACCGAGAGGTAGTCGTTCTCGTCGGAGTAGTACACGATCAGCTCGCCGTCGTGCACCATCAGGTGCGGCTCCCAGAGCGGGTCGACCTGGCGGTGGAGGTTCGCGGTCGAGACGTTGGAGCCGGTCGCGCCGGCGCTGCCGCCCTGCCACCCGCCCTCCGCCACGATGTGCTCGAAGGCCCACGTGGCGCCGTCGTCGGTGCTGGAGTACAGCGCGATCGCGAGGTTCTCGCGGTCACCGTCGTTGTTCGGGACCCACGAGGGGTCGGCGGCCTTGCGCTCGGTGTAGTACCGGTCCTCGCCGGAGACGATCGAGGACAGCAGGAGCGTCCCCTCCTCGAGGTCGCCGACGGTCTCGGGGAGCACGTAGAGGTTCGGGTTGGTCCAGTTGCTCGTGTATTGCGCGACCTCGGGGTCGTCGGACAGGTACGCCGGGGCGGGGACCTCAGCCAGCGGGGCCCACGTGTCGCCGTAGTCGTCCGAGGCGTAGATCGGCAGCGTCAGGCCGGTGGCCCCGCCCGAGGCGGGGACCACGGTCGCCCGCTCGAAGGAGGCGACCAGGCGACCGTTCGGCAGCTGCGTCGATTTCGGGTAGACGGCGCAGTTGCCGCGGCCCTTGAGGCAGTCGGCGGTGTCGGGCAGTTGGTAGAGCGTGCCTCCCGTCGGCGTGTAGGCCGCCGCGCTGACGGCGGTCGTGGCCGCGAGGGCGATCGCCGCGACGACGGCGGACGTGCGTGCGAGGACGCGGGTGCGGGTCTGCGTGCGCGGCATCTCAGTTGCCTTCCTCGACGGTGAAGCCCTGCTCGTTGCCGTAGCTCACGATGCTCTGCTGCCAGTCCGTGAGACCGAGGTTGAGGTCCGCGTCGCTCGTGTAGGAGCTTCCGACGGTGTCCCCGAAGATGCTGTTGGCGTAGACCTGGAACGGCAGGTACTGCCAGCCCGAGGCGACGTTGTCCGAGGCCTCGACGAGGACCTTGTTGACCTCCTGGCCGCGGAAGTACTCCGGCGCCCAGGCCAGGAACTCCTCGTCGTTCAGGTCGGCGGTGGTGGCGGGGAACCCGCCACCCTCGAGGAAGACCTCGACGCCGTCGCCGTTGTTCAGCCAGCGCAGGAACGCGGCGGCCAGCGCGGGGCTGTCGGTCTGCTTGATCACGGACTGGGCGCTGCCGCCGTTCTCGGCGGTCTCGGTGGCCCCGTCGTAGCTCGGGACGGGGGCGACCTGCCAGTCTCCGGCGCCGTCGGGCACGGAGGCCTCCATCATCCCGGGCATCCAGGCGCCCGTGATGATCGTGGCGATCGAGCCGTCGTTCAGGCTGCGGTACCAGTCGTCGCTCCAGGTGGGCACGTCGGACAGGAGGCCCGGCTGGAGGAGCTGGTTCCACATGTCGGCCCAGCGCTGCGTGCCCTCGTCCTGCAGGTCCACGGTGACCGTGTCGCCCTCGACCTGGTAGGGGCGGCCGCCGGCCTGCCAGATGAGCGGCTGCGCGAAGCCGGGGTCACCGCCGTCGGAGGTGATGTAGCGGCTCGGGTCGGCGGCGTGCAGCGCCTCGCCCGCGGCGACGTACTCGTCCCACGTCGCCGGGACGTCGAGCCCGAACTTCTCGAACACGGCGGCGTTGTAGAGCATGACGAGCGGCCCCGAGTCCTGGGGCAGGCCGAAGATGCCGCCGCCCTGGCTGACCGACTCCCAGGTGGAGGCGGTGTAGTCGTCCTCGAGGTCACCGAAGCCGTAGGGCGTCAGGTCGAGCAGACCGTCGGTGAGGGAGAACTGCTGGATCGCGTAGTACTCGATCTGCGCGACGTCAGGGGCGCCGCTGCCGGCCTGGATGGCGTTCTGCAGCGTCGTGTACTGGTCGGTGGCGGTCCCGGCGTTGACCACCTCGACGGTGACGTTCGGGTGCTCGGCCATGAACGCCTCGGCCTGAGCCTCGCCGGCGGGGGTCCACGTCCAGTAGGTGAGCTCTCCGCCCTCCTCGAGGGCGGCGTCGAGTGCCTCGGCGGAGGCGTCGCCGCCACCGGCGTCGCCGTCGGAACCGCCGGGGCTGCAGGCGGCGAGGGTGAGGCCGACCGCGGCCGCGAGGGTGGCTGCTGCGACCCTGCGGCGAGCGTGGGATGTCGTGGTCACTGGTGCTCCTAGTTCACATCGTTGTGCGGGATGGGGTGGGACGGAAGATGCGGCTCAGGGGTGGGAGCCGGGGCCCACCAGGACGCGAACGTCCCAGGGGGCGAGGACGAGGGGCTGCGCGGGGTCGCACCGCTCCCCCGAGATCGCGTCGACGAGGTCGGCCTCGGGACGCAGGGCGAGGCTCTGCGCCTCCCACGACCAGCCGAAGACGAACCAGAGGCGTTCACCCCGGGCGTTCGCGCCGGACGTGACGGTCACGGAGGCGGGCGGGTCGAGGAGGAGCTGGTCGACGAGCGCCGCCGGGGAGGCCCAGCGCACGAGCGCCGCCGCGGCCGCCGGGTCCGGGACGAAGCCGACGGTCGTGACCCGCCCGGAACCGTGCGCGTTCGTGGTGATCGCGGCGAAGTCGCCGAACCGGGGGTGGGCGTAGGTGGCGAGCGTCTCGCCGGTGTCCGGCCGGAGGCCGTCGACCCACAGGCGGGCGCGGCCACCGGCCGGGAGGGTGAGCGCGTCGCCGGTGGCGAGCAGCTCGATGTCGTCCTCCAGGTTGGAGTACTCCTCGTAGCTGACGCCGGCCGCCTCGGTGAGCCGGGGAGGGCTGACCGCCACCCGGGCGCGGGCCTCGTGGTCGGCGTAGCCGGTCCGGGGACCGAGCACCAGGTGGCCGCCGAGGGCCGCGTACTCGCGGAGCAGGTCGAGCTCGGCGTCGGTCGCGACGTACGCGCCCGCCGCGATCAGCACGGGGAAGCGGGTAACGAGCGCCTCGGCACCGAGCGCCAGCGCCTGCTCGAGATGGAGGATACGAGCCTGCCGGCCGGCGTCGACGACCCCGCGGTAGAACGGGTCGACGATGTGCTCGTAGGACTCCTCGTCCCCGGCGCCGTCGACCGCGAACGGGGGCATGAACTGCAGGCCGTAGCGGCTCGGCACGGACCAGAGGACGGCCACGTCGGCGTCGGGCTCGAAGCCCTCCGTGCGCGGTCCGACGGCGGCCAGCTGGCTCCCGAGCTCGCTCACCTCGCCGTACACCCGGCCGGGCACGAGGCTGTGCGGCAGCACGCCGCCCCAGTAGGTCTCGGCGCCGTAGGGCAGCGTGTGCCAGTGCCAGTACTCGATCGTGGAGGCGCCGCGCGAGATGAAGGCGAACGCCGCCTGGCGCAGCTGGCCCGGGTAGGGCGGGAAGCTGTGGGAGGAGTCGTCGATGGCCTGCGCGTTGGTCTCGGTGACGAGGTAGCGGGCCTGCTTGGAGGAGAACAGACGGTCGGCCTGCCGCAGCAGCCCGGCCACGCCGGTGGTCGTCCAGTAGTTCAGCTGCGAGCGCTCGACGCCGTGCTCGAGCCGGTCCTGCATGCCGTAGTACGGGTTGCCTGCCGTGACGTCGAGCGCCTCGAACACCTCGCGGTCGTCGACGCCGCGGCGCGGGTACTGCAGGCAAGTCATCACGAACTGGTCGTCCGTGGAGTACTCGCGGACGATCCCGGCCTGCCACGCGATGAACTCGGTGGTCTGCTGCGCCTGGAAGCGGCGCCACGCGAGGTCGTACTGCGGGAAGGAGTTGCCGTCCGGACGCCACAGCTCGGAGAAGTCCGCGATCCGGTGCGACCAGTAGGTCAGGCCCCACTCGCGGTTCAGCGTCTCGGCGTCGCCGTAGGTCGCCCTGAGGTGGCGCACGAACCGCGTGAAGACACCGTGGTTGTGGAAGAGCTCGAGGCCCGGCTCGTTGTCGACCTGGAAGCCGATGACGGCGGGGTGCTCGGCGTACCGGGCGACCACCTTGCGGATCACCCGCTCGGCGTGGAAGCGGAACGCCGGGTGGGTGTAGTCGACCTCCTGGCGGGCGCCCCACGGGATCCGCTCCCCCGTGCGTCGCTCCCCGGCGATCTCCGGGTAGCTGACCTGGAGCCACGGCGGCACGGCGTAGGTGGGGGTCCCGAGGATGACGGCGAGGCCCCGCTCGTGCGCGGCGTCCAGCACCGGGGCCAGCCACTCGAGGTCGAAGACGCCGTCGGACGGCTCCCAGGTGGACCACACGGACTCGCCCACCCGGATCAGCGTGATGCCGGCCTCGACCATGAGGTCCAGGTCGAGGTGCAGGCGGTCGGTCTGGTGGTACTCGGGGTAGTAGGCGACCCCGAGGTGGATCCCGGGGGAGGCGGTGGTCTGCGTCGTCGTCGACATGCTGCGAGCTCCGTGGTCGTGGCGGGTGCTGCGAAGCACCGTACGCCAGGACGTTACCGGAAACAAGTGACCGGAAACATTGCGCGGCCGCAACGATGTTGTCGCTAACATGCCGCGACGTGTGAGAGCCGTCTAGGATGAGCCGGGAGAGCCGGGAGAGAGCCACCCGGCCCGAGCGAGGAGCAGGGCCTCATGACGACGGAGTCGACGCGCGGGACCCGGAAGCCGGCGACGATCTACGACATCGCGCGCGAGGCCGGCGTCTCCCACCAGACCGTGAGCCGCTACATCCGTGGATACGCCGGCATCATGCCCGCCACTCGCGAGAAGGTTGCGCAGGCGATCCAGACTCTTGACTACCGCCCCAACCTCACGGCTCGTTCGCTTACCACCGGACGGTCTCACCGCATCGGAGCGCTCACCCACGAGCTGGGCCAGGTGGGGCCGAGTCACATCGTGCAAGGAGCGAGCGACGCCGCTCGGGAAGCCGGCTACCTGCTCGACATCGTCGCTCTGGACGCTAGCGATCCCGCCGCCATTCAGAGCGCCCTCACCCTTCTCATGCAGCACGATCTCGCGGGGATTCTCGCTCTCGTCTCCACCGACGAGATGCGCCGCGCCTTCGACCGAACTCAATTTGTCGTACCTGCCGTTGTCGCGGGCGAGTCGGACGAGAGCGTCGCGGCAACCCGGTCGCAGCTCACCGCGGTCGGAGTTCCCGCACTGCTCACACACCTCGCCGAGCTCGGCCACCGCCAGGTGATCCACATCGCGGGACCCGATGCCTGGTCTGCCGCCAGGAACCGCTCACGAGCCTTCGAGGCCGCTGCCGAGACCCTCGGTGTGACGATCGTGCGCACGGTCCAGGGAGACTGGTCAGCATCCTCGGGCTACGAGGCGATCATCGGACTGGATCCCGCGACGATCCCGACGGCGCTCGTGGCGGCGAACGACCAGATGGCACTCGGAGCCATGCTGGCACTTAGCGAGCACGGACTGCGCGTGCCCGAAGATGTGAGCGTCACCGGCATCGACGACATTCCCGAAGCCGCCTATCTCAACCCTCCCCTGACGACCCTTCGGCTCGACTTCCACGCCGACGGCGCCGAGGCCGTCACCCGACTCGTCGACACGATCGAAGGCCGGGAGACCCGAGCGCCGCACGGCCTGGTGTCAGAGCTCGTCCTGCGTCGATCCACGGCACCCTCGAAAACCAGGAACTAGCCGAAACTGTCGCGTAGTCACGGGTCTCGGTCCCGCCAGGCGGCCTGCTTCTTCCTCAGCTGCCGCCGGATGAGCACCGTTGGGGCGGAAACGATGCGCACCGGACCGACACGGGGCGCGACCTGGGCGCCGGTCTTCGTCTACGACCGCATCCATGACACCGCAGCCCTGACGCAGCTGCGCGATCTGGCACAGGCCGGTGTTCTCACGCTCCGCGCCGCTGGGACTACTCCATCGAGCAGGTCGCCGAGGCACACCGACGCGTAGAGAGAGGCGGGCTGCGGGGACGACCCGTGCTGATGTTCTGACGAACGGACGGGGAAGCTCCCGGCCACAGCTTTCATCGACCGAGGGGTGGAGCGGACCCGACAGGCGCTCAGAGCATCTACAGTCCCGCCGCTCTCGACCCTGGGCGCAAAAGCTGCGAATTGGGTTGTCCGGAGTGCACCTCTGCGCGGCCCGGCGGCGGTTCGATGATCCGCAGAACCCTAGGAGAGGCAGAGACCTCTCTGCCTGTCTTCTCACACGACGTCAGGGCCGTTCACCTCCTGAGGCGGGTGGCGCCGTCGTCGTTGTTCCGCCTGTCGTTGGCACCTCTTTCGATGACGATCGTCAGGTCGATGTCTGAGCGCATCTCAGCATCCCGAATGGGCCACCTCTTGAGGTTGCGCTGGGGGTGACGCGCCAGCTGCTGCGTTCATGGGAGTACCTCGACCCGTCGGGTGCTTGTGATCTTTTCGAGGTGCCGGGTGTCGAGGTACTCCTTGAGCGAGTGGATTCGGCCGGCCCTGACGTGGAAGAGGAAGAGGATGTGGTTGTCGTAGCGGTGTCCGTTGACGGCCTGGGCGGTGGGGTGGATCTCGACCGCGGCCCGGTCGCCGTCGGCCAGGATGTCGCCAACGGTGAGGTCGTGCGGAACGGCGATGGCCGAAGCGACGGTGTGCATCAGGGCAGCGATCTCGGCCTTGGGGTGGGTGCTCAGGAGGGTGAACCCGTCGGTTTCGCCCATGATCTGCCAGGTTCCGTCCTCGTGGAACAGATCAAGCAGGGCCTGGGTGTCCCCCTCGAGCATGTGTTGAAGAAACTTCTTGGCGGTGGCGCGAGAGCTTGCGGTGTCCGGGGTGTCAGTGGTCATGACGGTGCTCCTTGGCGTGGTTGGGCTCAGGTCGTGGAGGGGGTGACTCCCGTGCCCTGGGCGGCGAGGGCAAGTGAGCGCAGGCGCTGGTCCAGGGTGGGTGCTTGGTGGGCGGTGATGAGCTCGTCGGCTCGGATGCTCGCGGCGAAGTCGCGCAGGTACGTTGCGACGTCGGTGGTGTCGCCGACGGCGGTGTAGTGCATCAGTTGGTCGAAGTGGGCATCGGCGGGTCCCCGTAGAAGTGCGTCGGCGGTGTCTTCGTCCACGTCCTGACCGGGCCGCGCCAGGGCCGCGGCGGCGTCGCGCCGGATCTTCAGGCGGATGGCGAAGGCTTCCTCGCGAGTGTCGGCAGCGATGACGTTGACCCCTGCGATCAGGTAGGGACGTGGGGTTTGGGGTGAGGGTTCGAAGTGGGTGCGGTAGGTCTCGGCGGCCTCGTGGAGGAGCGAGGGAGCGAAGTGGCTGGCGAAGGCGTAGGGAAGGCCGAGGCGGGCGGCGAGGACGGCGCCGAAGAGTGAGGTTCCCAGGATGTAGAGCGGGACGTGGGTCCCACTTCCCGGGATGGCCTGAACTCCCGGCACCGGCGGGGTGTCGCTGAGTAGTCCCTGGAGTTCTCGGACGTCCTGGGGAAAGTCGTCGGCTGCGCTGGGGCGGCGGCGCAGCGCTGCGCTGGTGAGGGCGTCGGACCCTGCGGCCCGGCCCAGGCCGAGGTCGATGCGTCCGGGGTGGAGCGCTTCGAGGGTGCCGAACTGCTCGGCCACGACCAGGGGCGAGTGGTTGGGGAGCATGACCCCGCCGGCGCCCACACGGATGTGGCGGGTGTGGGCGGCGATGTGGGCGATCAGGACGGCGGTGGCCGAGGAGGCGATGTTGGGCATGTTGTGGTGCTCGGCGTACCAGACGCGGGAGTATCCCGATGCTTCGGCCTGCTGGGCGAGGGTGACGCTGGCGGCGAGGCTCTCACCGATGCTCTGGTGTGGGGCCACGGGGGCGAGGTCGAGGACGGACAGCTTGAGAGTCACGGCATCTCCTGGATGGGTTGACTGGTCGAGGGAGGGTCGCGTGTCTGCTTCGAGCTAGTGCACGGCGCCGATGGGGCGGGGTTGGCGGCCCTCTTGACGGTGAAGGACAGGAGCGCCGCGATCGCGGCCAGGACGGCGCCCCACAGGAAGGCAGCGTGAATCCCGGCGGCCTGTGCGGCGACCGGGTCTGTCCCCTCCGAGAGGGCCGAGTTGGAGACCGCAGTCATGACGGTGATGAACAGGGCGGTGCCGGCTGCGCCCGCGAGCTGCTGGAGGGTGTTGGTGATGGCGCTGCCGTGGGAGTAGAGCTCGCTGCGAAGTGATCCGAGGGTGGTGGTCAGCAGTGGCGTCATCACCAGGCCGAGACCGATGTTGAGGACGACGTGGGTCGTGATGATCTGCGTGAGGGTGCTGGAGTCGTTGAGCAGGTACATCCCCAGCAGTGCCAGGGCCACGACGAAGGATCCCGGCACCACCAGCGGTCGAGGGCCGATGCGGTCGTAGGCCCGACCGACGAACGGGGCGAGGATGCCCATGGCCAGACCACCAGGCAGCAGGGCAAGGCCGGTCTGGAGGGTCCCGAGCCCCATGACCTGCTGGAGGTAGATCGGCAGCAGGATCAACGTTCCGAACAGGCCGAGCATCGAGACCATGATCATCACGATCCCGAGGGAGAAGGCCCGTACCCGGAACGGACGCAGATCGAGCAGCGCCGCGTCTCGTCGCTGAAGTGAGATCTGACGCAGGACGAACACCGCAAGGGCCACGACGCCGGCGATGAGCGGGACGATCGGAGACATCGAGCCCTGGGTGGATCCGCCCTTACCGATCGCACTCAGCCCGAAGACCAGGCCACCGAAACCGACGGCGGATAGGACCACCGACAGTGCATCGAAGGGCGTGCTGCGGCGAGCGGAGAAGTCCTTGACCAGGACTGCGCCGACGGCCAGCACGACCAGAGCGATCGGCAGCACGGTCAGGAACATCCACTGCCAGCCGAGCGAGTCCAGGATGAAGCCCGAGAACGTCGGCCCGACGGCGGGCGCCACCGCGATCACGATCGAGATCAGCCCCATCGTGCTGCCGCGCCGAGAGACCGGCACGAGCGTCAGCACGGTCGTGGTCATCAGCGGCAGGATGATCGCGGTCCCGATCGCCTGGACGACGCGGCCGGCAACCAGGAGGGAGAAGGAGGGGGCGACAGCGCACAGCAGCGTCCCGATCGTGAACAGGGTCAGAGCGGCGACGAAGACAGCCCGGGTGGAGTAGCGCTGGAGCATCAGCCCTGTCGTGGGGATGACCACGGCCATCGTCAGCAGGTACCCGGTCGTCAACCACTGGGCGGTGGCTGCGTCCACCGAGAACTCCACCATCAGCGTCGGCAGCGCCACGCTCATGATCGTCTCGTTGAGGATCATCACGAATGCGCCGGCCAGCAGCAGGCCGATGACCAGCTTCAGCGGGCGGGGCAGTCGATCGGACGAAGCGGCGACATTTGTGAGCGCGTGCTGGTCGTCCTCGGTGGCAGAGAGAGCCAAGAGCGTGTCCCTTCGAGTGATCGCTCGAGTCCCGAGCAGTGCCACTCTACGACCCACGTGACAGTCACTGTCAAACGAGCGGGCTGGTAGCATCTCCGGCATGACGACGACCTCACCACTCCGCGACGTCGCGCGCCGAGCAGTCCACGCTGAGATTGCCTCGACTGCCGAGCGGCTCTTCCGTGAGCACGGCTTCGACGCCACGACCGTGGACCAGATCGCCGCAGCCGTGGGGATGTCACAGCGCACGTTCTTCAGGCACGTGGGCGGCAAGGACGACCTCGTGCTGTCCACGTTCGTCGAGCAGGGGCAAGCGATGGTCGAGGCTGTCGCCGCTCGGCCCGATGACGAGGACCTGTGGGTCTCGCTGCGTCACGGCTTCGCCCCGGCGATCGCATTCCACAACGACGCCGCCGGCCAGGAGCGGGCGATGCTGATGTGGTCGATCGTGGAGTCCAGCCCGACCCTCCGGGCTGCCTACCTGGAACGGATGGAGACCGTGCAGCGCCAGCTCATCGAGTGCCTGGCCTCGCGGAGCGACGCACCCGAGCGACCCGTCGTCTGCGCAGTCGTGGGCGCCGCCTTCGCCGCCCTGAATGCTACGCAGGGCCAATGCGACCACCTGCGAACCTCGAGCCAGGTGGCCACAGAGCTCGACGCCGTGATGGGGGCGCTCACCCCGCGCATCTCACGCGCCTGACGAG
This window harbors:
- a CDS encoding nuclear transport factor 2 family protein gives rise to the protein MTTDTPDTASSRATAKKFLQHMLEGDTQALLDLFHEDGTWQIMGETDGFTLLSTHPKAEIAALMHTVASAIAVPHDLTVGDILADGDRAAVEIHPTAQAVNGHRYDNHILFLFHVRAGRIHSLKEYLDTRHLEKITSTRRVEVLP
- a CDS encoding LacI family DNA-binding transcriptional regulator, translating into MTTESTRGTRKPATIYDIAREAGVSHQTVSRYIRGYAGIMPATREKVAQAIQTLDYRPNLTARSLTTGRSHRIGALTHELGQVGPSHIVQGASDAAREAGYLLDIVALDASDPAAIQSALTLLMQHDLAGILALVSTDEMRRAFDRTQFVVPAVVAGESDESVAATRSQLTAVGVPALLTHLAELGHRQVIHIAGPDAWSAARNRSRAFEAAAETLGVTIVRTVQGDWSASSGYEAIIGLDPATIPTALVAANDQMALGAMLALSEHGLRVPEDVSVTGIDDIPEAAYLNPPLTTLRLDFHADGAEAVTRLVDTIEGRETRAPHGLVSELVLRRSTAPSKTRN
- a CDS encoding RICIN domain-containing protein — encoded protein: MPRTQTRTRVLARTSAVVAAIALAATTAVSAAAYTPTGGTLYQLPDTADCLKGRGNCAVYPKSTQLPNGRLVASFERATVVPASGGATGLTLPIYASDDYGDTWAPLAEVPAPAYLSDDPEVAQYTSNWTNPNLYVLPETVGDLEEGTLLLSSIVSGEDRYYTERKAADPSWVPNNDGDRENLAIALYSSTDDGATWAFEHIVAEGGWQGGSAGATGSNVSTANLHRQVDPLWEPHLMVHDGELIVYYSDENDYLSVDPTTGVPVINPANDTATDSHGQVLVHRTWDGTAAPWSEPVIDVAGLTEDVAGTSQIGGGRPGMTTVVPTTDGKWLMTFEYFGGGANTRFKIADDPREFGSAPSDVGLGVNQLPVAPGSRTLAMGGSPVLLHLEDGRLVYNASGSGSIWVNESGRSDGRWVEYQTTLGSGYSRNLQYVEGTGQLLILQGTWGGPTSSAVLRFAHVDIGDSDGAYYQLVNRATGQVLGTGDSVNDANLGSFDEPDVQLEAAGSATVPDTQYWRPVTKPGGAVTLLNAAGGRAAAIWTGNPSVGQRVGQWVDDSVGGSWRLVDGEEGHVRLQVASNSGRYLTGSAPDAPVTIQNATTDGTQDWQLVRRAPSATDLTPARADADLVVPTTVDAGAAIELDAARFTPTGLPRNADVEGEVYVIVGDDTVPLGAVAFDGEQRGSITLPSDLEPGTAVRLAVVFERTATIWDEVTIEGDETISFVDVTPSTQFSFEISWLAQQGISTGWVTGSGEREFRPLSPINRDAMAAFLYREAGSPEFQAPKTSPFVDVATDDLFYDEIAWLAEQEITTGWVTASGEREFRPLSPINRDAMAAFLYRAAGSPAFEAPETSPFVDVATDNQYYAEISWLAHEEIATGWKGNDGTSLFQPLVPINRDAMAAFLYRFAHLAE
- a CDS encoding ABC transporter substrate-binding protein, with protein sequence MTTTSHARRRVAAATLAAAVGLTLAACSPGGSDGDAGGGDASAEALDAALEEGGELTYWTWTPAGEAQAEAFMAEHPNVTVEVVNAGTATDQYTTLQNAIQAGSGAPDVAQIEYYAIQQFSLTDGLLDLTPYGFGDLEDDYTASTWESVSQGGGIFGLPQDSGPLVMLYNAAVFEKFGLDVPATWDEYVAAGEALHAADPSRYITSDGGDPGFAQPLIWQAGGRPYQVEGDTVTVDLQDEGTQRWADMWNQLLQPGLLSDVPTWSDDWYRSLNDGSIATIITGAWMPGMMEASVPDGAGDWQVAPVPSYDGATETAENGGSAQSVIKQTDSPALAAAFLRWLNNGDGVEVFLEGGGFPATTADLNDEEFLAWAPEYFRGQEVNKVLVEASDNVASGWQYLPFQVYANSIFGDTVGSSYTSDADLNLGLTDWQQSIVSYGNEQGFTVEEGN
- a CDS encoding beta-galactosidase, with amino-acid sequence MSTTTQTTASPGIHLGVAYYPEYHQTDRLHLDLDLMVEAGITLIRVGESVWSTWEPSDGVFDLEWLAPVLDAAHERGLAVILGTPTYAVPPWLQVSYPEIAGERRTGERIPWGARQEVDYTHPAFRFHAERVIRKVVARYAEHPAVIGFQVDNEPGLELFHNHGVFTRFVRHLRATYGDAETLNREWGLTYWSHRIADFSELWRPDGNSFPQYDLAWRRFQAQQTTEFIAWQAGIVREYSTDDQFVMTCLQYPRRGVDDREVFEALDVTAGNPYYGMQDRLEHGVERSQLNYWTTTGVAGLLRQADRLFSSKQARYLVTETNAQAIDDSSHSFPPYPGQLRQAAFAFISRGASTIEYWHWHTLPYGAETYWGGVLPHSLVPGRVYGEVSELGSQLAAVGPRTEGFEPDADVAVLWSVPSRYGLQFMPPFAVDGAGDEESYEHIVDPFYRGVVDAGRQARILHLEQALALGAEALVTRFPVLIAAGAYVATDAELDLLREYAALGGHLVLGPRTGYADHEARARVAVSPPRLTEAAGVSYEEYSNLEDDIELLATGDALTLPAGGRARLWVDGLRPDTGETLATYAHPRFGDFAAITTNAHGSGRVTTVGFVPDPAAAAALVRWASPAALVDQLLLDPPASVTVTSGANARGERLWFVFGWSWEAQSLALRPEADLVDAISGERCDPAQPLVLAPWDVRVLVGPGSHP